One window of Myripristis murdjan chromosome 8, fMyrMur1.1, whole genome shotgun sequence genomic DNA carries:
- the amdhd2 gene encoding N-acetylglucosamine-6-phosphate deacetylase, which translates to MPSNKSVSDAPITQFVNCMILRDHKLQREDLWVREGRILDPEKLFFDEQGYADKRVDCGGNIIAPGFIDVQINGGYGIDFSQASEDVSGGISFVGKKILEHGVTSFCPTLVTSPPAVYHKVLPNIKVYNGGPHGAGVLGFHLEGPFISVEKRGAHPEHCLRTFKYGGLQDLMEAYGSLDNVAMVTLAPELAKSQSVVQELCQRGITVSLGHSVANLSQAEEAVQHGASFITHLFNAMLPFHHRDPGIVGLLTSDQIPAGRTVYYGMIADGIHTNPAALRIAHRAHPLGLVLVTDAITAMGLPPGRHTLGQQVIEIQGLHAYVAGTTTLCGSIATMDMCVRHFKHASGCSVEEALEAASLHPAQLLGISNRKGKLDFGSDADLVFLDDALNIQATYISGEEVWRK; encoded by the exons ATGCCATCCAACAAATCTGTGTCCGATGCTCCCATCACCCAGTTTGTCAACTGCATGATCCTGAGAGACCACAAGCTCCAGAG aGAGGACCTGTGGGTTCGTGAAGGAAGGATTTTAGACCCAGAGAAGCTGTTCTTTGATGAGCAGGGTTATGCCGACAAGCGCGTGGACTGTGGAGGCAACATCATTGCCCCTGGCTTTATTGATGTCCAGATCAATG GAGGATATGGCATCGACTTCTCTCAAGCCTCTGAAGATGTCAGTGGTGGGATTTCCTTTGTAGGCAAGAAGATCCTGGAACATGGTGTAACATCCTTCTGTCCCACCTTGGtcacctctcctcctgctgtctACCACAAG GTCCTGCCGAATATCAAAGTTTACAATGGAGGACCACATGGAGCTGGGGTTCTGG GTTTTCATCTGGAGGGCCCATTCATCAGtgtggagaagagaggagcCCACCCAGAGCACTGTCTTCGTACCTTTAAGTATGGAGGGTTACAGGACCTGATGGAGGCTTACGGCAGTTTAGAtaatgttgccatggtgacgctAGCCCCCGAGCTGGCCAAGAGCCAATCAGTGGTGCAGGAGCTCTGCCAGAGGGGTATCACTGTGTCCTTAG GCCACTCAGTTGCAAACCTGTCCCAAGCTGAGGAGGCTGTTCAGCACGGAGCCTCCTTCATCACCCACCTCTTCAATGCCATGCTGCCT TTCCACCACCGAGATCCAGGAATAGTGGGTCTGCTGACCAGTGACCAGATCCCTGCTGGCAGGACAGTGTACTATGGTATGATTGCAGATGGGATCCACACCAACCCTGCTGCCCTGCGCATTGCCCACAGAGCACACCCCTTAG gcctGGTGTTGGTGACAGATGCCATTACAGCTATGGGCCTTCCTCCTGGTCGCCACACTCTGGGCCAGCAGGTCATAGAGATCCAGGGTCTTCACGCTTATGTGGCAG GCACTACGACGCTCTGTGGCAGCATCGCTACAATGGATATGTGTGTACGGCACTTCAAACATGCTTCAG gaTGCAGTGTAGAAGAAGCTCTTGAAGCCGCTTCGCTCCACCCTGCTCAACTTCTAGGCATCAGCAATCGAAAAGGAAAACTGGACTTTGGCTCAGATGCAG ACCTGGTTTTTCTGGACGATGCCCTCAACATCCAAGCCACTTATATTTCTGGAGAGGAAGTTTGGAGAAAATGA